Proteins encoded within one genomic window of Oryza glaberrima chromosome 12, OglaRS2, whole genome shotgun sequence:
- the LOC127756933 gene encoding putative pumilio homolog 8, chloroplastic, whose product MKVDTEMERLLDEIPMLHHGDLLGRRDAAGDDGGGGGGFDVSCLIRELAEMGVVEGDDDDGMLSSPPGFFGGGGGGGLSPTSSLCFVGQDGGFTAPSRPFSLERRRVDAPPPPPPTPPSSLFDPFAGFCLFDATAAAGADSDGWDVRCSPPPPPPPPQAPPARGRSKAARRKGGCAAPAAAAAAAAASPTKKSAAASAAAARYESLAGLRGFMYHIARDQHGCRFLQQRLDDGKREVDFIFAGVARHAVELMVNPFGNYLMQKLLAVCDDEQRMAIVLTLTKDPFVLVRISLNVHGTRAVQKLIESLRTREEIQLVVEALRPGFLELIKDPNGNHVVQRCLQSFDANDNKPIFEAAAVHCLDIGMQCHGCCVLQRCIARSGGEQREKLVAAIASNGFELAQDAYGNYVVQYVIDLKVPTANASLTKQFQGRYIHLSMQKFSSNVVEKCLKVFKEADKATIILELLAVPHFEQLLQHPFANYVIYSAIQNSKGSLHSALTNAIRPHVELLRTSPYCKRIYSRALLKK is encoded by the exons atgaaggtGGATACGGAGATGGAGAGGCTGCTCGACGAGATCCCCATGCTGCACCACGGCGACCTCCtcgggcggcgcgacgcggcgggggatgatggtggtggtggtggtgggtttgATGTGTCTTGCCTCATCAGGGAGCTCGCGGAGATGGGGGTGGTGGAgggggatgatgatgatgggatgctgtcgtcgccgccggggttctttggtggtggtggcggcggtggtttgTCGCCGACGTCCAGCCTCTGTTTCGTGGGTCAGGATGGGGGGTTCACGGCGCCGTCGCGGCCGTTCTCGCTGGAGAGGCGCCGCGtggacgcgccgccgccgccgccgccgacgccgccgtcgtcgctgttCGACCCGTTCGCCGGGTTCTGCCTGttcgacgccaccgccgccgcgggcgccgacTCCGACGGGTGGGACGTCAGGtgctcgccgcccccgcccccgccgccgccgcaggcgccgccggcgagggggcggagcaaggcggcgaggaggaagggcgggtgcgcggcgcccgccgccgccgccgcggcggcggcggcgagcccgaCGAAGAagtccgccgcggcgtcggcggcggcggcgaggtacgAGAGCCTCGCCGGGCTGCGCGGGTTCATGTACCACATCGCCAGGGACCAGCACGGGTGCCGGTTCCTGCAGCAGCGGCTCGATGACGGCAAGCGCGAGGTCGACTTCATCTTCGCCGGCGTCGCGCGCCACGCCGTCGAGCTGATGGTGAACCCGTTCGGCAACTACCTCATGCAGAAGCTCCTCGCCGTCTGCGACGACGAGCAGCGGATGGCCATCGTCCTCACCCTCACCAAGGACCCCTTCGTCCTCGTCAGGATCTCCCTCAATGTCCACGG GACAAGGGCAGTGCAGAAGCTGATCGAGAGCCTGAGGACAAGGGAGGAGATCCAGCTCGTCGTCGAGGCGCTGCGCCCGGGGTTCTTGGAGCTCATCAAGGATCCTAATGGCAATCATGTCGTGCAGAGGTGCTTGCAATCCTTTGATGCCAATGACAACAAG CCAATCTTTGAGGCCGCTGCCGTTCACTGCCTCGACATTGGGATGCAATGCCATGGTTGCTGCGTCCTGCAGCGGTGCATTGCTCGTTCAGGGGGTGAGCAGAGGGAGAAGCTGGTTGCTGCGATCGCTTCGAATGGATTCGAACTTGCGCAAGATGCCTACGG GAACTATGTTGTTCAGTATGTGATAGACCTGAAGGTACCCACTGCAAATGCAAGCCTGACAAAGCAGTTTCAGGGCAGGTATATTCACCTCTCCATGCAGAAGTTCAGCAGCAATGTGGTTGAGAAATGCCTGAAAGTGTTCAAGGAAGCTGACAAGGCTACCATCATCCTGGAGCTCCTTGCTGTGCCACACTTTGAGCAGCTGCTTCAGCACCCCTTTGCAAACTATGTCATCTACTCAGCTATCCAGAACTCCAAG GGTTCACTCCACTCTGCGCTGACGAACGCAATTCGGCCTCATGTGGAACTGCTCAGGACTAGTCCATACTGCAAGAGGATCTACTCTCGAGCTTTGCTGAAGAAGTGA